One genomic window of Brevundimonas vesicularis includes the following:
- a CDS encoding flagellin: MTTSIHTNTSAMIALQNLNRTNDQLASTQSRVNTGLKVQGAKDNAAVWAVAQGQRADQGSLEAVTTSLKRATSIADVSLAAGEQISDILLELKQKATSAADPSQSAASRASYNQEFQALLGSIQSFADNAIFDGANILDGAATTDLTFLASADGKETIAVKRQNMSLAGLGLAANSYDSDKSTAAIDAWTNNAGTPEDETLLNAAPDLLTQEKAQFALRRVNDAIAVASSRLSELGAQAKQIERHTTYVGKLSDSLEAGIGNLVDADLAKESARLQALQVQQQLGVQALSIANQAPQIILSLFKG; the protein is encoded by the coding sequence ATGACCACCAGCATCCACACCAACACCTCGGCGATGATCGCCCTGCAGAATCTGAATCGCACCAACGACCAGTTGGCGTCGACCCAGAGCCGCGTGAATACTGGCCTGAAGGTTCAGGGCGCCAAGGACAACGCCGCCGTCTGGGCGGTGGCCCAGGGCCAGCGTGCGGATCAAGGGTCGTTGGAGGCGGTGACCACAAGCCTCAAACGCGCGACCTCGATCGCCGACGTGTCGCTGGCTGCCGGCGAGCAGATTTCGGACATCCTGCTGGAGCTGAAGCAAAAGGCGACGTCTGCGGCGGATCCCAGCCAAAGCGCAGCCTCGCGCGCGTCCTATAACCAGGAGTTTCAGGCGCTTCTGGGTTCGATTCAGTCGTTCGCGGATAACGCGATCTTCGACGGCGCCAACATCCTGGATGGGGCCGCGACGACCGACCTGACCTTCCTGGCGAGCGCGGATGGCAAGGAGACCATCGCGGTCAAGCGCCAGAATATGTCTCTGGCGGGCTTGGGCCTCGCCGCCAACTCCTACGACTCGGACAAGTCGACCGCAGCGATCGACGCGTGGACGAATAACGCCGGCACGCCGGAAGATGAAACGCTGCTGAACGCCGCGCCGGATCTGCTGACCCAGGAAAAGGCGCAGTTCGCTCTGCGACGCGTCAACGACGCCATCGCGGTCGCCAGCTCCCGCCTGTCGGAGCTTGGCGCCCAAGCCAAGCAGATCGAACGACACACGACCTATGTCGGAAAGCTGTCCGACTCGCTGGAGGCCGGCATCGGCAATCTGGTGGATGCGGATCTGGCCAAGGAGAGCGCGCGTCTTCAGGCCTTGCAGGTCCAGCAGCAACTCGGTGTCCAGGCCTTGTCGATCGCCAACCAGGCGCCGCAGATCATCCTGTCGCTGTTCAAGGGCTGA
- a CDS encoding transcriptional regulator: MINNSYLLGLYGGTTDTSSSAFGASATVKAKKTQPTAPWSSTNTPAKASDLVRAALGGRRLIDEGNVSLDLAGASTDYRKMFALYQGLTTLGALADRAGVKGIASSEATLLAKRFGDGLAEMSAYLKTASFEDVRLVQGVSKTSVKSTYALERAPTSFVTAPVHDGDPTASVKAFEGDVKFSMTVKTATGTQTVDLDLAEMGTSDRSMVNVVDYMNGKLEAAGVATRIASQRIPAEPKTFKSGTKTITLPAGPDKWALQVNGGTGEALSFQAVDTSDAVYVTQGVGKTGAGQLLKFQADGGAAPAAHQGVDDPFWVEGRVGHADLPDGVAAVKASAVAPDGSVWVVAELTAGDASQPIKGERDVALMKYDSAGNLMQTKLLGAASSANGFSIAIDDDGRVALAGSVTGALEPGKSGDDSAVADSFVSVFDSSGQELWTQRRGAKAADEATEVRFGADGMVYVAGRSKSAMPGNAALGGWDSYLQAFQEKPIKINGPDVGVNVATRQFGTSGDDSVQAMTVSGNDLYTAGVENGKAVVRRFTLDADGVPSLASKRDLGYAKGAIAGISVENGKVVVTGHTENAALDIGTVTNAHAGGSDVFIATLSADLQAAGSDQLTYFGGAGADTAADVAIKDGKVWITGTNRAEGAGKDDPTSGYLAQIDLASGAVQSNRTWRADGDQAKPTSLSIAANGASVLDRLGLPQGQIMQADSKLLTVATSARVGDQFSISPASGGRAVTVTIDAKDTLESLAKKINAASGRQLEAKVITDLKTKPVVQRLEIKTAANREGAIISAGAIGKDALGALGLTPGFVGPVKPDKDAMKTFGLNLPNTLSLNDPASIKAAIDSLAQAMTAVRSSYRALAPSTGAITNTQTGSGSSTAYQQTQLANYQAALNRLMA; this comes from the coding sequence ATGATCAACAACAGCTATCTGCTGGGTCTTTACGGGGGGACGACGGACACGTCGTCGTCGGCCTTCGGCGCGAGTGCGACGGTCAAGGCCAAGAAGACACAGCCGACGGCCCCCTGGTCGTCGACCAACACGCCGGCGAAGGCCAGCGACCTGGTGCGGGCCGCCCTGGGCGGGCGTCGGCTGATCGACGAGGGCAATGTCAGCCTCGATCTCGCAGGCGCCTCGACCGACTATCGCAAGATGTTCGCCCTGTATCAGGGGCTGACCACGCTCGGCGCCCTGGCCGATCGAGCGGGTGTAAAGGGGATTGCTTCGTCCGAGGCGACCCTTTTGGCGAAGCGCTTCGGCGACGGCCTGGCGGAGATGTCGGCCTACCTCAAGACCGCCAGCTTCGAAGACGTCCGGCTGGTGCAAGGGGTTTCGAAGACTTCCGTCAAAAGCACCTATGCGCTCGAGCGGGCGCCGACCAGTTTCGTCACCGCGCCCGTGCACGACGGCGATCCGACCGCCTCGGTCAAGGCGTTCGAGGGGGACGTGAAGTTCTCCATGACGGTCAAGACCGCAACGGGAACGCAGACGGTCGACCTGGACCTGGCCGAAATGGGGACGTCGGATCGGTCGATGGTCAATGTCGTCGATTACATGAACGGCAAGCTGGAGGCCGCAGGCGTCGCCACGCGCATCGCGTCCCAGCGCATTCCGGCCGAACCCAAGACATTCAAGAGCGGGACCAAGACGATCACCCTGCCGGCCGGGCCGGACAAATGGGCGCTACAGGTCAACGGCGGAACAGGCGAGGCCCTCAGCTTCCAGGCCGTGGACACCTCGGACGCCGTCTATGTGACCCAAGGGGTCGGCAAGACCGGCGCGGGCCAACTGCTGAAGTTCCAGGCCGACGGCGGCGCGGCGCCGGCCGCCCACCAGGGCGTCGACGATCCGTTCTGGGTCGAGGGCAGGGTGGGGCACGCCGATCTGCCCGACGGCGTCGCCGCGGTGAAAGCCAGCGCCGTGGCGCCGGATGGCTCCGTCTGGGTCGTCGCCGAACTGACGGCGGGCGATGCTAGTCAACCGATCAAGGGTGAGCGCGACGTCGCCCTGATGAAATACGATTCCGCCGGCAATCTGATGCAGACCAAGCTGCTCGGCGCCGCCTCCAGCGCCAACGGCTTCTCGATCGCCATTGACGATGACGGCCGGGTCGCCCTGGCCGGATCGGTGACCGGGGCGCTGGAACCCGGCAAGAGCGGCGATGACTCGGCTGTCGCCGACAGTTTCGTTTCGGTCTTCGACAGTTCAGGCCAGGAACTGTGGACCCAGCGGCGCGGGGCCAAGGCGGCCGATGAGGCGACCGAGGTTCGTTTCGGCGCCGATGGCATGGTCTATGTCGCCGGCCGGTCGAAATCGGCCATGCCCGGCAATGCGGCCCTGGGCGGCTGGGATTCCTATCTTCAGGCCTTCCAGGAAAAGCCGATCAAGATCAACGGCCCGGACGTGGGCGTGAACGTCGCGACCAGGCAGTTCGGCACCAGCGGCGACGATTCCGTTCAGGCCATGACGGTGTCAGGCAACGACCTCTACACGGCCGGTGTCGAGAACGGGAAGGCGGTCGTGCGCCGCTTCACCCTGGACGCCGACGGCGTGCCGAGCCTGGCCTCGAAGCGCGACCTCGGCTACGCCAAAGGCGCCATTGCCGGCATATCGGTGGAGAACGGCAAGGTCGTCGTGACAGGCCACACCGAAAACGCAGCGCTCGATATCGGCACGGTGACCAACGCCCACGCCGGCGGCAGCGACGTCTTCATCGCCACCTTGTCCGCCGATCTGCAGGCCGCAGGTAGCGACCAACTGACCTATTTCGGCGGGGCGGGCGCGGACACCGCCGCCGATGTCGCCATCAAGGACGGCAAGGTGTGGATCACCGGCACGAACCGGGCGGAGGGCGCAGGCAAGGACGATCCGACGTCCGGCTATCTGGCCCAGATCGACCTTGCGAGCGGAGCGGTTCAATCCAATCGGACCTGGCGAGCGGATGGCGACCAGGCCAAGCCGACCAGTTTGAGCATCGCGGCAAACGGCGCCAGCGTGCTCGATCGGCTTGGTCTGCCGCAGGGTCAGATCATGCAGGCCGACTCCAAGCTGCTGACTGTCGCCACCTCAGCGCGGGTCGGGGATCAGTTCTCGATATCGCCCGCGAGCGGCGGCCGCGCCGTCACCGTGACGATCGACGCCAAGGACACGCTGGAAAGCCTGGCCAAGAAGATCAACGCCGCCTCGGGCCGTCAGCTGGAAGCCAAGGTCATCACCGACCTGAAGACCAAACCGGTCGTCCAGCGGCTGGAGATCAAGACAGCGGCCAACAGGGAGGGGGCCATCATCTCCGCCGGCGCGATCGGCAAGGACGCCCTGGGCGCGTTGGGTCTGACGCCCGGCTTCGTTGGTCCGGTCAAGCCGGACAAGGATGCGATGAAGACCTTCGGGCTGAACCTGCCGAACACTCTCAGCCTGAACGATCCGGCCTCGATCAAGGCGGCGATCGATTCGCTGGCCCAGGCCATGACGGCGGTGCGCTCGTCCTATCGCGCCCTGGCGCCGTCCACAGGCGCCATCACCAACACCCAGACCGGCTCCGGCTCGTCGACCGCCTATCAGCAGACCCAGCTGGCCAACTATCAGGCCGCGCTCAACCGCCTGATGGCCTGA
- the ssb gene encoding single-stranded DNA-binding protein translates to MAGSVNKVILVGNLGRDPEIRSMPNGDRIANLSIATSETWRDKSSGERKEKTEWHRVVIFNDNIVKVVENYVKKGSTVYIEGALQTRKWTDQQGVEKYSTEIVVSRFKGELTMLGGRSEGGSSGGGYGGGGGRGDDDYSSGFSTGGANKPSGPKESYDLNDDIPF, encoded by the coding sequence ATGGCGGGCAGCGTCAACAAGGTCATTCTGGTCGGCAATCTGGGGCGCGACCCCGAAATCCGCTCCATGCCCAATGGCGACCGGATCGCCAACCTGTCGATCGCCACCTCGGAAACCTGGCGCGACAAGTCCTCGGGCGAGCGCAAGGAAAAGACCGAGTGGCACCGGGTCGTCATCTTCAACGACAACATCGTCAAGGTGGTCGAGAACTATGTGAAGAAGGGCTCGACCGTCTACATCGAGGGCGCGCTCCAGACCCGCAAATGGACTGACCAGCAGGGCGTCGAGAAATATTCGACCGAGATCGTGGTCAGCCGCTTCAAGGGTGAACTCACCATGCTGGGCGGCCGTTCGGAAGGCGGCTCGTCAGGCGGTGGTTACGGCGGCGGCGGTGGTCGCGGCGATGACGACTACTCCTCGGGCTTCTCCACCGGCGGCGCCAACAAACCGAGCGGCCCCAAGGAAAGCTACGACCTGAACGACGACATCCCGTTCTGA
- a CDS encoding thiol-disulfide oxidoreductase DCC family protein produces MGRGPYSYREDPAVPAFPDDRPLVLFDGDCALCSGSARKILKHDRANSIRLAPTQSPLGRALLVHYGVDPDDPYTMLLIQDGVARVRSDGVLGIAALLPPPYRLAVVGRIVPRIVRDTLYDFIARRRRRFPGVAWCAMPPEGADLTDRVLE; encoded by the coding sequence TTGGGGCGGGGGCCTTACAGCTATCGTGAGGATCCCGCCGTTCCGGCCTTTCCGGACGACCGGCCCCTGGTTCTGTTCGATGGTGACTGCGCGCTCTGCTCCGGCTCGGCGCGCAAGATCCTGAAGCATGACAGGGCAAATAGCATCAGGCTCGCGCCGACGCAGTCGCCCCTGGGTCGGGCGCTTCTCGTCCACTACGGCGTCGATCCCGACGATCCCTATACGATGCTGTTGATCCAGGACGGCGTTGCGCGCGTGCGGTCCGACGGCGTTCTGGGCATCGCCGCCCTGCTGCCGCCGCCCTATCGACTGGCCGTCGTCGGGCGGATCGTGCCGCGGATCGTCCGTGACACCCTCTATGACTTTATCGCGCGTCGCCGCCGCCGGTTTCCAGGCGTGGCCTGGTGCGCCATGCCGCCAGAAGGTGCCGATCTGACGGACCGGGTGCTGGAATGA
- a CDS encoding NAD(P)H-binding protein, whose product MLVLGGNGFIGSHVAAALSSAGWSVRAGARRIAEPARRAPTFDWVAADFAKLTTPQAWAPVLVGVEAVVNCVGVLQNGAGDSTRAAHVDGPRALIAACEAAGVRRLVHISAVGADDGAGTDYARTKAETERLIESSGLDWLILRPSLVVDRAAFGGTGLIRALAAFPLFSPVVGGDQIFRPIPLGDLSAAVVAALKPTAPSHRTLDMPGPEPVTMVETMRLYRGWMGVEPGAGDPRSACPGRARPGDRRSAGSAGLVLADPHDGDQTDGPRRVRPRQRLGAGAWRAVARIHTLPRRDTGLGSGRLARAALVRAADLHRDTGPVLVDYRPDQLRPGLGPRRRHPA is encoded by the coding sequence GTGCTGGTGCTGGGGGGCAACGGCTTCATCGGCTCGCATGTCGCGGCGGCCCTGTCGTCGGCCGGCTGGTCCGTTCGTGCCGGGGCGCGCCGCATCGCCGAACCCGCCCGTCGCGCGCCGACGTTCGACTGGGTCGCCGCCGACTTCGCCAAGCTGACGACACCCCAGGCCTGGGCGCCGGTGTTGGTTGGTGTGGAGGCGGTGGTGAACTGCGTCGGCGTGCTTCAGAATGGGGCCGGCGACAGCACGCGCGCCGCCCATGTCGACGGCCCGCGCGCCCTGATCGCGGCGTGCGAAGCGGCGGGCGTGCGGCGGCTGGTGCATATCTCCGCCGTCGGCGCGGACGACGGGGCCGGCACCGACTACGCTCGCACAAAGGCCGAGACCGAGCGGCTGATCGAGTCCAGCGGGCTGGATTGGCTGATCCTGCGGCCGTCGCTGGTGGTGGATCGTGCGGCGTTCGGCGGCACGGGTCTGATCCGTGCGCTGGCGGCGTTTCCGCTGTTCAGCCCGGTCGTGGGCGGCGACCAGATTTTCCGCCCGATCCCGCTGGGCGACCTGTCCGCCGCCGTCGTCGCGGCGTTGAAACCCACCGCGCCGTCGCATCGGACGCTGGACATGCCGGGGCCGGAGCCGGTGACGATGGTCGAGACGATGCGTCTTTACCGCGGTTGGATGGGGGTTGAGCCCGGCGCCGGTGATCCGCGTTCCGCGTGTCCTGGCCGCGCCCGCCCTGGCGATCGGCGATCTGCTGGGTCGGCTGGGCTGGTCCTCGCCGATCCGCACGACGGCGATCAAACAGATGGACCACGACGTGTCCGGCCGCGACAGCGGCTGGGCGCAGGCGCTTGGCGTGCCGTCGCGCGGATTCACACGCTTCCTCGCCGAGACACCGGCCTCGGTTCAGGACGTCTGGCACGCGCGGCTCTGGTTCGTGCGGCCGATCTCCATCGTGACACTGGGCCTGTTCTGGTTGATTACCGGCCTGATCAGCTTCGGCCCGGGTTGGGACCGCGCCGTCGCCATCCTGCATGA
- a CDS encoding DoxX-like family protein: MLGLMLFVRPWTARVAIFMCLATVGYLTAATLSLPHFWIDPLGPWLKVLPMMALCLFVAATDARR, encoded by the coding sequence GTGCTGGGGCTGATGCTGTTCGTGCGGCCATGGACGGCGCGCGTGGCGATCTTCATGTGCCTGGCCACGGTCGGCTATCTGACGGCCGCGACGCTCAGCCTGCCGCACTTCTGGATCGATCCGCTGGGACCATGGCTCAAGGTCCTGCCGATGATGGCCCTTTGCCTGTTCGTGGCGGCGACGGACGCGCGCCGATGA
- a CDS encoding DUF2269 family protein produces MTAYVLLKIVHILSGAVLFGTGAGIAFFMLRAHATKDARTVAEVGRIVVLADFVFTATAVVIQPISGLGLIHLQGWSLTSPWLLAAYGLYVLIGVCWLPVVWIQYRMMKLAEQAAGEGAALPSAYHRLFRWWFALGWPAFAGVLAIYWLMVAKPDF; encoded by the coding sequence ATGACCGCCTATGTGCTGCTCAAGATCGTTCACATCCTGTCGGGCGCGGTGCTGTTCGGAACAGGCGCCGGCATCGCCTTCTTCATGCTGCGCGCTCACGCGACAAAGGACGCAAGGACCGTCGCCGAGGTCGGCCGCATCGTCGTTCTGGCTGATTTCGTCTTCACCGCGACCGCCGTGGTGATCCAGCCAATCAGCGGCCTGGGCCTGATCCATCTGCAGGGCTGGTCCCTGACCAGTCCATGGCTGCTGGCCGCCTATGGGCTTTATGTCCTGATCGGCGTCTGCTGGCTGCCGGTCGTGTGGATCCAGTACCGGATGATGAAGCTGGCCGAACAAGCGGCAGGGGAGGGCGCCGCCCTGCCGTCCGCCTATCATCGGCTGTTCCGTTGGTGGTTCGCCCTGGGCTGGCCCGCCTTTGCCGGCGTCCTGGCCATCTACTGGCTGATGGTCGCCAAGCCGGATTTCTGA
- a CDS encoding DMT family transporter — MTDVRSEVAPAPAPLPKRPHALTGLEIAAIVAIIVVWGVNNAGAKLATQELSPLLVGAIRFGIATACLIAFVRPPFPDWKSLMLIVIIGGPIQYGLAYTAYWLATDVSPVTVANQLWIPFTTLFAFLILGERLSKAALVGMGVAFVGVAWMTLDAHALQDWKAILVAIAAGAAWGVTTVVARRTTSIPPLKMQGLLALGAFPVMAFGSAVFEHGQWEAVKRATPMVWASLLWAGVVSSVLATTLLFWLVQRREAGRVTPYLLVTPVVSMFIGWSFMGDILTPQILTGSAITMGGVALVALAERGLRAGAAKA; from the coding sequence ATGACCGACGTCCGTTCCGAAGTTGCGCCTGCCCCCGCGCCTCTGCCCAAGAGGCCTCACGCCCTGACAGGGCTGGAGATCGCCGCCATCGTGGCGATCATCGTGGTGTGGGGCGTCAACAACGCCGGGGCCAAGCTGGCGACGCAGGAGTTGTCGCCGCTGCTGGTCGGCGCCATCCGGTTCGGCATCGCCACTGCCTGTCTGATCGCCTTCGTGCGGCCGCCGTTCCCGGACTGGAAGAGCCTGATGCTAATTGTCATCATCGGCGGGCCGATCCAGTACGGCCTGGCCTACACCGCCTACTGGCTGGCGACGGACGTCAGCCCGGTGACCGTGGCCAACCAGTTGTGGATCCCCTTCACCACCCTGTTCGCCTTCCTGATCCTGGGCGAGCGGCTGTCCAAGGCGGCCTTGGTCGGTATGGGCGTGGCCTTCGTCGGCGTGGCCTGGATGACGCTGGACGCCCATGCGCTGCAGGACTGGAAGGCCATTCTGGTCGCCATCGCGGCCGGCGCCGCCTGGGGCGTGACCACGGTGGTCGCGCGTCGCACCACCTCCATCCCGCCACTGAAGATGCAGGGTCTGCTGGCGCTGGGCGCCTTTCCCGTCATGGCCTTCGGCTCGGCGGTGTTCGAGCATGGCCAGTGGGAGGCGGTGAAGCGCGCCACGCCCATGGTCTGGGCCTCGTTGCTGTGGGCGGGCGTCGTGTCGTCCGTGCTGGCGACGACCCTGCTGTTCTGGCTGGTGCAGCGGCGCGAGGCGGGGCGGGTGACGCCCTATCTGCTGGTCACGCCCGTGGTGTCGATGTTCATCGGCTGGAGCTTCATGGGCGACATCCTGACGCCGCAGATTCTGACGGGGTCGGCCATCACCATGGGAGGGGTCGCCCTCGTGGCCCTGGCCGAACGGGGCTTGCGCGCTGGGGCCGCCAAGGCTTGA
- a CDS encoding DUF1003 domain-containing protein, protein MHHAPLDADHVSRRWLGKAKHDLPANEAVVVQSTADRRPVSEDINETFDDRQTFGERLADRVAAFGGSWPFIIAFGVFLAIWTGLNLQLRKEAFDPYPFIFLNLVLSMLAAIQAPVIMMSQNRQASKDRLDAGNDYQVNLKAEIEIMALLEKVEHLTARQEEQTEMIRRLLAQKETR, encoded by the coding sequence ATGCATCACGCCCCCCTCGACGCCGACCACGTCTCCCGCCGCTGGCTGGGCAAGGCGAAGCACGATCTTCCGGCGAACGAAGCCGTCGTCGTTCAGAGCACCGCCGATCGTCGCCCCGTTTCCGAAGACATCAACGAGACCTTCGACGACCGCCAAACCTTTGGCGAGCGGCTGGCCGATCGGGTGGCGGCCTTCGGTGGTTCGTGGCCCTTCATCATCGCGTTCGGCGTCTTCCTGGCGATCTGGACCGGGCTGAACCTGCAGCTGCGCAAGGAAGCCTTCGACCCCTATCCCTTCATCTTCCTGAACCTGGTCCTGTCGATGCTGGCGGCGATCCAGGCGCCGGTCATCATGATGAGCCAGAACCGCCAGGCGTCAAAGGATCGGCTGGACGCGGGCAATGACTATCAGGTCAATCTGAAGGCCGAGATTGAGATCATGGCCCTGCTGGAAAAGGTCGAACACCTGACCGCCCGACAGGAGGAGCAGACCGAAATGATCCGCCGTCTTCTCGCGCAAAAAGAGACCCGCTGA
- a CDS encoding superoxide dismutase family protein, whose protein sequence is MRATRLAAALLFASPLALTTACAATGNAPQAAVERAPVGATGQAVLINASGANIGRVDLRQGPTGLLMKIEASGLTPGWHGIHIHATGECAAPFTSSGAHINHGEPKAPHGLLNAAGPDDGDLPNVWAGADGKVNAELFTTRARISSEGPGQWQWDADGSAIIIHANPDDHSTQPIGGAGDRVACAALSAS, encoded by the coding sequence ATGCGCGCCACCCGCCTCGCCGCCGCCCTTCTCTTCGCCTCCCCCTTGGCCCTGACAACCGCCTGCGCCGCGACCGGAAACGCGCCCCAGGCGGCCGTCGAACGCGCGCCCGTCGGCGCGACGGGACAGGCCGTTCTGATCAACGCCTCCGGTGCCAATATCGGCCGCGTCGACCTGCGTCAGGGGCCGACCGGCCTGCTGATGAAGATCGAGGCCTCGGGCCTGACGCCCGGCTGGCACGGCATCCACATCCATGCGACCGGCGAATGCGCCGCCCCCTTCACCTCGTCCGGCGCCCACATCAACCACGGCGAGCCCAAGGCTCCGCATGGCCTGTTGAACGCCGCCGGGCCGGACGACGGCGACCTTCCCAACGTCTGGGCCGGTGCGGACGGCAAGGTGAACGCCGAGCTGTTCACCACCCGCGCCAGGATTTCGTCCGAAGGCCCCGGCCAATGGCAGTGGGACGCCGACGGTTCGGCCATCATCATCCACGCCAACCCCGACGACCATTCGACCCAGCCCATCGGCGGCGCAGGCGACCGAGTGGCCTGCGCGGCGCTCAGCGCAAGCTAA